CCACGGGAGAGCCAGATGACATCGATCTATTCGTTTTCGGCCGAGCCGCTGGGCGGCGGCGAGCCGGTCAGCCTCGAACGCTACGCGGGCAAGGTGCTGCTGGTCGTCAACACGGCGAGCGAATGCGGTTTCACGCCGCAGTACGCGGGCCTGCAAAAGCTCTATGAAACCTACGCCGCGCGCGGGCTCGCGGTGCTCGGCTTTCCGTGCAACCAGTTCGGCAAGCAGGAGCCCGGCGACGCCGCGCAGATCGGCAGTTTCTGCGAAAAGAACTTCGGCGTGACGTTCCCGGTGTTCGCGAAGATCGACGTGAACGGCGCGAACGCGCATCCGCTGTATCGCTGGCTCACGGGCGAGGCGCCGGGGCTCCTCGGGCTCGAAGCCATCAAGTGGAATTTCACGAAGTTTCTGGTCGACCGTAACGGCAACGTCGTGAAGCGTTATGCGCCGGTCACGAAGCCCGAGTCGATCGAGGCGGACATCGAAAAGCTGCTCTGAGCTTGACGGCGAGCCGCGCCGCCGCCCGCTAGAGGATTGGCGCGAACAGGCGGGCCAGGTGCATCGTGATCTTGCGCCATGCGGGCGCATCGCGGTATTCGCTTCGGTCGATTTCCACTGTCAGGTCGAAGTCGCGCAGCAGCATGGCTTCGACCTCGGCCGCAAAGCCATGGTGCACGGTGAGCACCATGATCTCGAAGTTCAGGCGGAACGAACGGTTGTCGAGATTCGCGCTGCCGATCGCGGCGGCTACGTCGTCGATCAGCACCACCTTCTGGTGCAGGAAGCCGGGCTGGTAGCGGAAAATGCGAATCCCGGCGCGTACCGCGTCGAAGGCGTAAAGCGTGGACGCCTCGAACACCACGTAGTGGTCGCGGCGGCTCGGAATCATGATGCGCACGTCCACGCCGCGCATCGCGGCGAGCCGCAGCGCCGAAAACACGGCTTCGTCGGGCACGAGATACGGCGTCGTGATCCAGAGGCGCTTTTTCGCGGCGTTGATCGCCTCGACGAAAAACAGCGAGCAGGTTTCCTGGCGGTCGGCGGGGCCGGTGGGGATCACGAGGCAGTACATGTCGTCGCCGTCGCGCGGCACCAC
The Paraburkholderia acidisoli genome window above contains:
- a CDS encoding glutathione peroxidase: MTSIYSFSAEPLGGGEPVSLERYAGKVLLVVNTASECGFTPQYAGLQKLYETYAARGLAVLGFPCNQFGKQEPGDAAQIGSFCEKNFGVTFPVFAKIDVNGANAHPLYRWLTGEAPGLLGLEAIKWNFTKFLVDRNGNVVKRYAPVTKPESIEADIEKLL